In the Malus domestica chromosome 16, GDT2T_hap1 genome, one interval contains:
- the LOC103430763 gene encoding uncharacterized protein isoform X2 gives MGSLNLDQGISRSYSVSPATHYTLKLESFSMLKELTGDHRFESDEFEAGGYKWKLVIFPYGNKKKNVEGHISIYLQMARTDSLQPDWEVYVDFRVCLLDQEKGTYVVLQDDKIMQKCLHGAAPDVGFDKLISLKELADASNGYVINDTCVFGVEVFVRKERRAGNGRSISMTKNAAMYTHVWKIENFSKLKDEYYCSKPFTAENQRWKIDIYPEGDGASKGTHLALNLTLADAEKLHPRSQILTKFTFRIVDQMHHMHHCSFPGTTWFSASQKSWGWPSFITLATLNEADKGFLLNNTCIVEADIIVIAIAKAL, from the exons ATGGGTAGCCTTAACTTGGATCAAG GGATTTCGAGATCATATTCAGTTTCACCCGCAACTCATTACACTTTAAAATTAGAGTCGTTTTCAATGCTAAAAGAACTTACAGGGGATCATAGATTTGAATCGGACGAGTTTGAAGCTGGAGGATACAAATG GAAACTGGTGATCTTCCCATAtggaaacaagaagaaaaatgtgGAAGGCCACATCTCTATCTACTTGCAAATGGCTCGAACAGATTCACTTCAGCCTGACTGGGAAGTATATGTTGACTTCAGAGTGTGTTTGCTTGATCAGGAAAAAGGAACCTACGTGGTTTTGCAAG ACGATAAGATAATGCAGAAGTGCCTTCATGGGGCCGCGCCTGATGTAGGTTTTGATAAACTTATCTCCCTTAAGGAACTTGCTGATGCCTCCAATGGATATGTCATTAACGACACCTGTGTGTTTGGAGTGGAGGTTTTTGTTcgtaaagaaagaagagcagGCAACGGAAGGTCCATATCAATGACCAAGAATGCTGCGATGTACACGCATGTTTGGAAGATTGAGAACTTTTCAAAGTTAAAAGATGAATATTATTGCTCCAAACCATTCACCGCAGAAAACCAGAGATG GAAGATAGATATATATCCCGAGGGAGATGGTGCTTCAAAGGGTACTCATCTTGCACTTAACTTAACATTGGCTGATGCAGAAAAGCTACATCCTCGCTCCCAAATCCTTACAAAGTTCACCTTTCGTATTGTAGATCAAATGCATCACATGCATCATTGTAGTTTTCCAG GTACTACTTGGTTCAGCGCTTCACAAAAGAGTTGGGGTTGGCCGTCATTCATCACACTGGCCACTTTGAATGAGGCAGACAAGGGATTTTTATTGAACAATACTTGCATAGTCGAGGCAGACATCATCGTCATTGCAATTGCTAAAGCACTATAG
- the LOC103430763 gene encoding uncharacterized protein isoform X1, with product MGSLNLDQGGISRSYSVSPATHYTLKLESFSMLKELTGDHRFESDEFEAGGYKWKLVIFPYGNKKKNVEGHISIYLQMARTDSLQPDWEVYVDFRVCLLDQEKGTYVVLQDDKIMQKCLHGAAPDVGFDKLISLKELADASNGYVINDTCVFGVEVFVRKERRAGNGRSISMTKNAAMYTHVWKIENFSKLKDEYYCSKPFTAENQRWKIDIYPEGDGASKGTHLALNLTLADAEKLHPRSQILTKFTFRIVDQMHHMHHCSFPGTTWFSASQKSWGWPSFITLATLNEADKGFLLNNTCIVEADIIVIAIAKAL from the exons ATGGGTAGCCTTAACTTGGATCAAGGTG GGATTTCGAGATCATATTCAGTTTCACCCGCAACTCATTACACTTTAAAATTAGAGTCGTTTTCAATGCTAAAAGAACTTACAGGGGATCATAGATTTGAATCGGACGAGTTTGAAGCTGGAGGATACAAATG GAAACTGGTGATCTTCCCATAtggaaacaagaagaaaaatgtgGAAGGCCACATCTCTATCTACTTGCAAATGGCTCGAACAGATTCACTTCAGCCTGACTGGGAAGTATATGTTGACTTCAGAGTGTGTTTGCTTGATCAGGAAAAAGGAACCTACGTGGTTTTGCAAG ACGATAAGATAATGCAGAAGTGCCTTCATGGGGCCGCGCCTGATGTAGGTTTTGATAAACTTATCTCCCTTAAGGAACTTGCTGATGCCTCCAATGGATATGTCATTAACGACACCTGTGTGTTTGGAGTGGAGGTTTTTGTTcgtaaagaaagaagagcagGCAACGGAAGGTCCATATCAATGACCAAGAATGCTGCGATGTACACGCATGTTTGGAAGATTGAGAACTTTTCAAAGTTAAAAGATGAATATTATTGCTCCAAACCATTCACCGCAGAAAACCAGAGATG GAAGATAGATATATATCCCGAGGGAGATGGTGCTTCAAAGGGTACTCATCTTGCACTTAACTTAACATTGGCTGATGCAGAAAAGCTACATCCTCGCTCCCAAATCCTTACAAAGTTCACCTTTCGTATTGTAGATCAAATGCATCACATGCATCATTGTAGTTTTCCAG GTACTACTTGGTTCAGCGCTTCACAAAAGAGTTGGGGTTGGCCGTCATTCATCACACTGGCCACTTTGAATGAGGCAGACAAGGGATTTTTATTGAACAATACTTGCATAGTCGAGGCAGACATCATCGTCATTGCAATTGCTAAAGCACTATAG